Proteins co-encoded in one Coriobacterium glomerans PW2 genomic window:
- a CDS encoding peptide MFS transporter: MGKDAETSTIVAIRAERNFLGHPRGVGTLSFMTMFNALANYSMSAVLIYYLYATVSEGGLGFDQTQASQLVSLYWAVQGLVGLLGSYVADRILGPRAAVRIAKGLGALGYVFLAIHPLGVAGYAISQVLLLCSAMMQGRAQDALLGMFYDRGDSRREGAFAIGYVINNVGAVVPVFAGTIALIWGYQAAFAVAAASALAGWMTYLLTERKFFGSIGIEADDPLSPSRRSIFIARLAAIVIALGAILGFLLIWGVISITQFANFGSSISVVIPCMYFIYIVRCKKVTHGESLAVLSLLPMFVANCFTQLVWNQGTTILAIYAETTVDRSLFGMEFTPAAFQSVSAVCAVVFGSIAALLWTRLGDRQPKPHAKFGIGTVIWGIGPVFMCLPFAMFAPGVKVSPLWLVMFFVIVTAGEAITNATGFSTASRVAPRAFVSQMITVYGLSQSAGAGLTTLAVNFYQPGSEIPYFLFVGGITAVIGMLLIVFSGRFSALMGLDAQRDG, from the coding sequence ATGGGAAAAGACGCAGAGACGAGCACGATCGTTGCAATCCGCGCCGAGCGCAACTTTTTGGGGCATCCACGGGGAGTGGGCACGTTGAGCTTCATGACGATGTTCAATGCGCTGGCGAACTATTCGATGAGTGCGGTGCTCATCTATTATCTGTATGCGACCGTCTCAGAGGGCGGGCTCGGCTTCGATCAAACGCAGGCTTCGCAGCTCGTTTCATTGTATTGGGCGGTTCAAGGTCTTGTTGGCCTTCTGGGTTCATATGTCGCCGATCGCATTCTCGGTCCGCGAGCGGCCGTGCGCATCGCAAAGGGCCTTGGTGCTCTCGGTTACGTGTTCCTCGCGATTCATCCCTTGGGCGTCGCGGGCTATGCAATCAGTCAGGTGCTGCTCCTGTGCTCGGCGATGATGCAGGGGAGAGCTCAAGATGCGCTTCTGGGCATGTTCTACGATCGAGGGGATTCGCGCCGGGAGGGAGCCTTCGCGATAGGATATGTCATCAACAACGTCGGTGCCGTTGTTCCGGTTTTTGCGGGCACCATTGCCCTTATCTGGGGCTATCAGGCCGCTTTTGCAGTCGCGGCGGCATCCGCGCTCGCCGGTTGGATGACTTATCTGCTGACGGAGCGGAAATTCTTCGGCTCGATAGGTATAGAGGCAGATGATCCGCTGTCACCGAGCAGGAGATCGATCTTCATCGCGCGTCTGGCGGCCATCGTGATCGCTCTCGGCGCGATTCTCGGGTTTCTGCTCATCTGGGGTGTGATAAGCATCACGCAGTTTGCGAATTTCGGAAGCTCTATAAGCGTTGTCATTCCATGTATGTATTTCATCTACATCGTTCGCTGCAAGAAGGTGACCCATGGGGAATCGTTGGCCGTTCTGTCGCTGCTGCCCATGTTCGTTGCAAACTGCTTTACGCAGCTCGTGTGGAATCAAGGTACCACCATCCTCGCCATCTATGCTGAGACCACAGTCGATCGCAGCCTGTTCGGCATGGAGTTCACTCCGGCGGCGTTCCAGTCGGTCTCAGCGGTGTGCGCGGTGGTGTTCGGAAGCATAGCGGCCCTGCTTTGGACCAGACTCGGGGATCGGCAACCCAAACCGCACGCGAAATTCGGCATCGGGACGGTGATCTGGGGGATCGGTCCGGTGTTCATGTGCCTGCCGTTCGCGATGTTCGCGCCAGGGGTCAAGGTCAGCCCGCTGTGGCTCGTCATGTTCTTCGTCATCGTGACCGCCGGCGAGGCGATAACGAATGCAACCGGTTTCTCAACGGCTTCCCGCGTGGCACCGCGGGCATTCGTCTCTCAGATGATTACCGTATACGGTCTTTCGCAATCGGCCGGGGCGGGCCTGACGACGCTTGCGGTGAATTTCTATCAACCGGGATCAGAGATTCCCTACTTTTTATTCGTGGGCGGCATCACCGCGGTGATCGGGATGCTTCTCATAGTATTTTCAGGGCGCTTCAGTGCGCTTATGGGTCTCGACGCGCAAAGGGACGGCTGA
- a CDS encoding glycoside hydrolase family 2, which produces MFIPPYYHDLSVSHEGCLPTHAYFMPASRPMDLIGERRAASDRIQLLTGKWAFRYHDSIYDVDEEIASARFAGEPAFFDEGFDLSSLASIPVPSCWQMFGYGRHQYSSSSYPFPVDPPNVPADVACGVYIRDFTWQSDEDAPRTVLAFEGVDSCFYIWLNGSFAGYSQVAHATSEFDVTDLLHAGSNRIAVLVLQWCDGSYLEDQDKFRMSGIFRDVYLVRRPMHAIEDFFVHTSIDRTGSAAVSVELCFTEGEPIDVHGRLLDADGLLVAKSDCVELECSGQSDPAARDAGSRAFQAQSRLEFKLLDAHLWNPEEPYLYHLELMSEHEVICERVGVRAISVNDGVVRLNGRAIKVHGVNRHDSDPQTGFCISQQQFIRDLALMRQHNVNAVRTSHYPNAPHFYALFDEMGFLVMDEADNESHGTIDVYRGESASWAEARYHWDALISDNPAWVEATLDRVRRCVERDKNRPCVVFWSMGNECGYGQVFERALAWTHAFDPDRLTHYEGAHHAYDRRTFDFSNLDLYSRMYMPYDEAEAYFECEGLRLVAEKRTAGAPDPTPGGAPCASQGDRWAKSHQLPLILCEFSHAMGNGPGDLEDYFKIIERHEGFVGGFVWEWCDHAIDRGITAEGRRIWTYGGDSGEVPDDGSFSCDGLVWPDRRPHTGLAEFKNVFRPARVVVFDQAVGRLRLRNLLDFVDLADVLSVVAELRVDGEPVEKIALEKLPRIAPHGEATLALPQIISAIPRSGHATLIVRYLLRRADAVRPVGFELGFDEIQIRTEDERCARAAKVLAATGGARVDVRQSAREVVVFGADDAGRSWRYAIDRRTGMLARMGIADRELLDAPAELNIWRAPTDNDAGVRKEWEEAGYDRVRERCRFCSVSCSVDGVDVDCVIVLAAAFRQPMAEVHAIWSFHSSGRIDMTLDLTRDPVVPRLPRWRFPSLPRFGVRLFLPRSMKYVSYCGYGPNESYTDKRRSSSYGLWRARVDELLEPYIRPQETGSHVDCDFARVEGAGVSLDIAMPEGADPFSFQALPYTQEELTRKRHDHELERSPSTVVCIDRAQAGIGSASCGPRLIERYRLDEARIKFRLALMPGVM; this is translated from the coding sequence ATGTTCATTCCACCATATTATCACGATCTGAGTGTTTCGCATGAGGGCTGTCTGCCCACGCATGCCTATTTCATGCCCGCTTCGCGCCCGATGGATCTGATCGGCGAGCGACGGGCCGCCTCGGACCGCATTCAGCTGTTGACGGGGAAGTGGGCCTTTCGCTATCACGACAGCATCTACGATGTCGACGAGGAGATCGCTTCGGCGCGATTCGCCGGCGAACCGGCTTTTTTCGATGAGGGATTCGATCTCTCATCCCTTGCGAGCATTCCCGTGCCCTCGTGCTGGCAGATGTTCGGATACGGTCGGCACCAGTATTCCTCGTCGTCTTATCCGTTCCCCGTCGATCCGCCGAATGTGCCCGCTGACGTGGCGTGCGGGGTCTACATCCGGGATTTCACATGGCAGTCCGATGAGGATGCGCCCCGGACCGTGCTCGCCTTCGAGGGAGTTGATTCGTGCTTCTACATCTGGTTGAACGGATCCTTTGCGGGCTACAGCCAAGTGGCGCATGCGACAAGCGAGTTCGATGTGACCGATCTGCTCCATGCAGGTTCGAATCGCATCGCGGTGCTCGTTTTGCAGTGGTGTGATGGATCCTATCTGGAGGATCAGGACAAGTTCCGCATGAGTGGCATCTTCCGAGATGTCTACCTGGTGCGACGTCCCATGCACGCGATCGAGGACTTCTTCGTGCACACATCGATCGACCGCACCGGCTCCGCTGCGGTCTCGGTCGAGCTGTGCTTCACCGAGGGGGAGCCGATCGATGTGCACGGTCGGCTGCTCGATGCGGACGGACTGCTTGTGGCAAAGTCCGATTGCGTTGAGCTCGAATGCTCCGGGCAGAGTGATCCAGCGGCGCGTGATGCGGGATCGAGAGCATTTCAAGCGCAGAGCCGTCTCGAGTTCAAACTGCTCGATGCGCACCTGTGGAACCCAGAGGAACCGTATCTGTATCATCTCGAGCTCATGAGCGAACACGAGGTGATATGCGAGCGCGTGGGCGTGCGCGCGATATCGGTGAACGACGGTGTGGTGCGGCTCAATGGCAGAGCCATCAAAGTGCACGGAGTCAACCGTCACGATAGCGATCCGCAGACGGGTTTTTGCATCTCACAGCAGCAGTTCATCCGCGACTTGGCCCTTATGCGCCAGCATAATGTCAACGCCGTGCGCACCAGCCATTATCCGAATGCGCCTCACTTCTACGCTCTCTTCGATGAGATGGGCTTTCTCGTGATGGATGAGGCGGACAATGAGAGCCATGGCACCATCGATGTCTACAGGGGGGAGAGCGCATCGTGGGCCGAGGCGCGCTACCATTGGGATGCCCTCATTTCAGATAACCCCGCTTGGGTGGAGGCCACACTCGACCGGGTGCGACGCTGCGTCGAGCGAGACAAGAACCGTCCCTGTGTGGTGTTCTGGTCCATGGGCAATGAGTGCGGCTACGGTCAGGTGTTCGAGCGCGCGCTCGCATGGACGCATGCTTTCGACCCGGATCGGCTCACCCACTATGAGGGCGCGCATCATGCCTATGACAGGCGTACGTTCGATTTCAGTAATCTGGATCTCTATAGCCGTATGTACATGCCCTACGATGAGGCTGAAGCGTACTTCGAGTGCGAGGGGCTGCGCCTCGTCGCCGAAAAGCGCACCGCAGGCGCACCCGATCCGACTCCGGGCGGCGCTCCCTGCGCGTCGCAGGGAGATCGATGGGCGAAGAGCCATCAGCTGCCTTTGATCCTGTGCGAGTTCAGTCACGCGATGGGCAACGGTCCGGGCGATCTCGAGGACTACTTCAAGATCATAGAGAGGCACGAGGGATTCGTCGGCGGTTTCGTCTGGGAGTGGTGCGACCATGCGATCGATCGCGGTATCACCGCAGAGGGTCGACGCATCTGGACCTACGGCGGCGACTCCGGCGAGGTTCCCGATGACGGAAGCTTCTCGTGCGATGGTCTCGTCTGGCCGGACCGCCGGCCGCATACCGGTCTGGCAGAGTTCAAGAACGTCTTTCGACCCGCTCGAGTCGTCGTTTTCGATCAGGCGGTCGGCAGGCTGCGCCTGCGCAATCTGCTTGATTTCGTCGATCTCGCTGATGTGCTCAGCGTCGTGGCGGAGCTACGGGTCGACGGGGAACCGGTCGAGAAGATCGCCCTGGAGAAGCTCCCCCGTATCGCTCCTCATGGAGAGGCAACCCTCGCGCTGCCGCAGATCATCTCGGCGATCCCGCGATCGGGCCATGCCACGCTCATCGTGCGCTATCTGCTGCGTCGCGCCGATGCCGTGCGTCCTGTCGGATTTGAGCTGGGCTTCGATGAGATTCAGATCAGGACGGAGGACGAGCGCTGCGCTCGCGCCGCCAAGGTGCTTGCGGCAACGGGCGGCGCTCGGGTGGATGTCAGGCAGTCCGCGCGGGAGGTGGTCGTCTTCGGTGCCGACGACGCCGGGCGCAGCTGGCGCTACGCCATCGACAGGCGAACGGGCATGCTCGCGCGCATGGGCATCGCCGATCGCGAGCTGCTCGATGCGCCTGCCGAACTGAACATCTGGCGTGCCCCGACCGACAACGACGCCGGCGTTCGCAAGGAATGGGAGGAAGCGGGATATGATCGGGTGCGCGAGCGGTGTCGTTTCTGCAGCGTCTCCTGTTCAGTCGATGGAGTCGATGTCGATTGCGTGATCGTGCTGGCGGCAGCCTTCAGGCAGCCGATGGCGGAGGTGCACGCGATATGGAGCTTCCACTCGTCCGGGCGCATCGACATGACGTTGGATCTCACGCGCGATCCGGTTGTGCCGCGCCTTCCTCGCTGGCGCTTTCCATCGCTGCCGCGCTTCGGCGTGCGGCTGTTTCTGCCGCGCTCGATGAAATACGTGAGCTATTGCGGCTACGGACCCAATGAGAGCTACACGGACAAGCGCCGGTCAAGCTCGTACGGTCTGTGGCGCGCTCGCGTCGACGAGCTGCTCGAGCCCTATATCCGACCTCAGGAGACCGGCAGCCACGTCGACTGCGACTTCGCGCGCGTGGAGGGAGCTGGGGTGTCTCTGGATATCGCCATGCCGGAGGGCGCCGATCCGTTCTCCTTCCAAGCGCTGCCCTACACGCAGGAGGAACTCACGCGCAAGCGTCATGACCATGAGCTTGAGCGCAGTCCATCGACGGTGGTGTGCATAGACCGGGCGCAGGCGGGCATAGGCTCGGCGAGCTGCGGCCCGCGTCTGATCGAGCGCTATCGCCTCGATGAGGCGCGCATCAAGTTTCGACTCGCTTTGATGCCGGGCGTGATGTAG
- a CDS encoding MurR/RpiR family transcriptional regulator has translation MELPERLMSICSLTDAEKTVAAFIVKNSDTVCSMPIQDLARRTHASTTTVLRLCKKIGFHGFKELKARLALDYRSRLVRKSDVNINLPFDEFDSEIEIASKIAGLTNDTVASCLQRFDKEAIRTAVSRLSSASSIVAIGVSDSFIRLIDFQNKMLKINVYVKITYQQPDQAYLCTHAHEEDVALLVSYSGRTAEILNEIRILRNGGVPIVAITSDPLSPLGLEADTLIELPSDENTQIANYSLSSQVAIEYALNVIFSCIYAARYRESKSHLLESRKLYLHQ, from the coding sequence ATGGAGCTGCCCGAGCGGTTGATGTCGATCTGTTCCCTAACTGACGCCGAGAAGACAGTGGCCGCATTCATTGTGAAGAACAGTGACACTGTCTGCAGCATGCCAATTCAGGATCTGGCTCGCCGAACACATGCTTCAACAACAACTGTGCTCAGACTATGCAAGAAAATAGGATTTCATGGATTCAAGGAACTAAAAGCTCGTTTGGCGCTTGATTACCGCTCGCGCCTTGTCAGAAAATCTGATGTCAATATCAATCTGCCTTTTGATGAATTCGACTCGGAGATCGAAATTGCATCTAAAATTGCCGGTCTAACAAACGACACAGTTGCCTCTTGCCTACAGCGATTTGATAAAGAGGCTATTCGCACGGCTGTGAGTCGGCTCTCCTCCGCAAGTAGCATCGTTGCCATAGGCGTTAGCGATAGCTTTATTCGGCTGATCGATTTCCAAAACAAAATGCTGAAAATAAATGTATATGTCAAGATAACATACCAGCAACCTGACCAAGCCTATTTATGTACCCATGCACATGAAGAGGATGTAGCTCTACTCGTATCTTATAGTGGTAGAACTGCAGAGATTTTGAACGAGATCCGCATTCTAAGGAACGGGGGCGTCCCGATCGTCGCTATAACATCTGATCCCCTAAGCCCTTTGGGATTGGAAGCTGACACTCTGATCGAGCTTCCATCAGATGAAAACACCCAGATCGCCAATTACTCTCTTTCCTCCCAAGTTGCGATTGAATATGCCTTGAATGTCATCTTTTCTTGCATCTATGCGGCAAGATACCGCGAGAGCAAAAGCCACCTACTTGAATCGCGTAAGCTTTACCTCCATCAATGA
- a CDS encoding PTS sugar transporter subunit IIC, translating into MLTRLIEQSLTPKLAVATNSRFFISFRGAFFTLMPLTIIGSVFMLITDFPVPGYAQFMTGLFGTNWSTFISPAYRATFNMMGILLAGTMAYKLAESYELDKLTVGILGIVSYVVVTPKSLVMESGEKVADIMQFDWLGTKGIITAILCATIAVQIFRFCVSKNATIRLPESVPPMVISAFAALIPGVITVTLLLIINGISMILAGSFPELIFTLIQAPLQTVIGQPWAIVLVAFLNGLLWWAGIHPTVVNSLIYPFLYANAASNQLLADAGNLTATTGMFGSVQMLDQFLTIGGAGMMIGMTISMLIAARSMRMKVVSKVAFIPSLFNISEPVTFATPTVFEPLMLMPMILTPVLACLVVMGAQSIGIMPMFTNVQAPWATPFLFSGFLVAGWNGALLQMVIVVITVLVYLPFTKALDLRFANEESELESN; encoded by the coding sequence ATGCTTACTCGATTGATTGAACAAAGCCTTACACCAAAGTTGGCAGTAGCGACCAATTCAAGATTCTTCATATCATTCAGAGGTGCCTTCTTTACCTTAATGCCTCTCACGATTATCGGGTCCGTTTTTATGCTCATCACCGACTTTCCAGTCCCAGGATATGCGCAATTCATGACAGGATTGTTCGGAACCAATTGGTCGACTTTCATCTCGCCCGCATATCGAGCCACATTTAATATGATGGGCATTCTGCTTGCTGGAACCATGGCATATAAGCTTGCGGAAAGCTACGAACTCGATAAGCTGACCGTCGGCATTCTGGGGATCGTTTCCTATGTTGTCGTCACGCCAAAGTCGCTTGTAATGGAGAGCGGCGAAAAGGTTGCTGACATCATGCAGTTTGATTGGCTAGGAACAAAAGGAATCATCACTGCTATCCTATGCGCAACGATAGCCGTGCAGATATTTCGTTTTTGCGTTTCAAAAAACGCCACGATTAGACTACCAGAAAGCGTTCCACCAATGGTGATCAGCGCATTCGCTGCACTGATCCCAGGCGTGATCACAGTCACCCTGCTTCTGATCATAAACGGGATCAGCATGATCTTGGCAGGATCGTTTCCAGAGCTTATATTCACGCTCATCCAAGCTCCTCTGCAGACGGTAATCGGGCAGCCGTGGGCAATTGTTCTTGTTGCCTTTTTGAACGGTCTGCTATGGTGGGCCGGCATCCATCCGACAGTGGTCAATTCATTGATCTATCCCTTTCTTTACGCGAATGCTGCAAGCAATCAATTGCTTGCGGATGCGGGAAACTTAACAGCCACCACGGGTATGTTTGGGTCGGTGCAGATGCTTGACCAGTTCCTCACTATCGGTGGAGCGGGAATGATGATCGGCATGACGATTTCGATGTTGATCGCGGCTCGATCGATGCGAATGAAGGTCGTCTCAAAAGTTGCTTTCATCCCTTCTTTATTCAATATTTCCGAGCCGGTGACGTTTGCGACTCCGACGGTGTTTGAACCTCTTATGCTGATGCCGATGATTCTGACACCAGTGCTGGCCTGCTTGGTTGTTATGGGTGCCCAATCGATCGGTATCATGCCGATGTTCACAAATGTCCAAGCTCCTTGGGCAACTCCATTTCTCTTCAGTGGGTTTCTGGTTGCCGGCTGGAATGGGGCGCTGCTTCAGATGGTCATCGTTGTGATAACCGTTCTTGTTTACCTTCCCTTCACAAAGGCCCTAGACCTACGTTTTGCAAATGAGGAATCTGAACTCGAATCCAATTAG
- a CDS encoding PTS sugar transporter subunit IIB produces the protein MVSIVLMCSQGASTSILVQKMKKSAEDQQIKCKIAAYSVNALTQIKDAADIILLGPQVKYMLAKIQAEVHCKVIPIDMRMYGLMDGESVLQTAIQALGSRGLS, from the coding sequence ATGGTCAGTATTGTTCTCATGTGCTCCCAAGGCGCTTCAACAAGTATTCTTGTCCAAAAAATGAAGAAGTCAGCAGAAGATCAACAAATTAAGTGCAAGATAGCTGCCTACTCCGTGAACGCGCTCACTCAGATCAAAGACGCAGCAGACATCATCCTGCTGGGTCCACAGGTAAAATATATGCTGGCTAAGATACAGGCAGAAGTCCATTGCAAGGTGATACCGATCGACATGAGAATGTACGGATTGATGGACGGTGAGAGTGTACTGCAGACAGCTATTCAAGCGCTCGGCAGTCGGGGATTGTCATGA
- a CDS encoding trans-sulfuration enzyme family protein, whose amino-acid sequence MSPEIVLTSSFRFGSFDEYAKSCNDEFDSYVYTRGTNPTTSLLEGKIAELEGGERCKVFASGMGAISATLLTFLRQGDDVLFVNTIYSATSSLLKYMERYGVTWSSISSCKTDVIASAIKASTKIIYIESPSSQKFELVDIEKIAKIARVRHIMTVIDNTWATPLFQKPLNHAVDISIQSCSKYIGGHSDIVCGAVISSKKLIRQIEEFGFLLLGSTASPLTSYLALRSLRTLPCRMRTLECSVKVVIKFLENDPRIKKIHHPLCGDAWQRKLAVKYLDGYGSLLAIDFANPDLDRFEQFINSLQLISVGVSWGGFESLVLPAYRKTNSETVLKRGLDLTHVRLYVGLEDPSDIVSDLSYALDQAYGSL is encoded by the coding sequence ATGTCCCCAGAAATTGTCCTTACATCGTCCTTCCGCTTCGGAAGTTTTGATGAATATGCGAAATCATGCAACGATGAGTTCGATTCCTATGTCTACACGCGAGGGACCAACCCGACCACCTCACTGTTAGAAGGGAAAATCGCCGAGCTTGAGGGCGGGGAGAGATGCAAGGTCTTCGCATCCGGTATGGGTGCGATAAGCGCTACGCTGCTTACATTTCTGCGTCAAGGTGATGACGTACTGTTTGTGAACACGATATACAGTGCAACTTCTTCACTTTTGAAGTATATGGAGCGCTATGGTGTGACATGGAGCTCGATCAGCTCATGCAAGACCGACGTGATTGCTAGTGCAATAAAGGCCTCCACGAAGATCATCTACATTGAAAGTCCGTCGTCACAGAAGTTTGAACTCGTCGATATAGAGAAGATTGCAAAAATCGCGAGAGTGCGACATATCATGACAGTGATCGACAACACGTGGGCGACCCCACTGTTTCAGAAACCCCTTAACCATGCTGTCGATATATCCATTCAGTCCTGCTCAAAATACATCGGCGGTCACTCTGATATTGTTTGCGGAGCGGTGATCTCTTCAAAAAAGCTCATTCGCCAAATCGAGGAGTTTGGTTTTCTGCTGCTGGGCTCAACGGCAAGCCCTTTGACGTCCTACCTTGCTCTGAGAAGTCTTCGAACCCTACCATGCAGAATGAGGACGTTGGAGTGCAGCGTTAAAGTTGTCATCAAATTTCTTGAGAATGATCCCAGAATCAAAAAGATTCATCACCCACTTTGCGGAGATGCGTGGCAAAGGAAGTTGGCAGTGAAGTATCTTGACGGATATGGCAGTCTCCTCGCCATTGATTTTGCTAACCCGGATCTTGATAGGTTTGAGCAGTTCATAAACTCGCTACAGCTTATATCGGTCGGTGTAAGCTGGGGTGGGTTCGAGAGCTTAGTCCTGCCTGCATACAGAAAGACCAACAGCGAGACAGTGCTGAAGCGTGGACTGGATTTGACGCATGTTCGGCTCTATGTTGGACTGGAGGACCCATCGGACATAGTCTCTGATCTGAGTTATGCTCTCGATCAGGCGTACGGCAGTCTTTGA
- a CDS encoding leucine-rich repeat protein: MNEVGMDAFYGCKYLKSTGLAGNTSITILSWECYDGCTALTSTGLEDNASITTILGTAFADCTDLQMTGLARNKTLTSLGGYTFWRCPHIKSTGLDGNTSVSTIGALAFNGCFDLGTESTKTANARDLVINQPMHGDKPVGLVLGTHPDPEVSDGNVFSGTAFTSLYLLCDKSLLTITDNALEGSAITRIFVNSSWLGTEEFSNGGRTYRISDGTLVIMDPLQSVSAARTTGTSDGATAIVCTSRSAVVEIVDSGGVRLASREISIDETAPPQRSALDIPSGSGLSPSADRLSAHLISSGPFAYPTDVDRRLPYNTVEAAERSCELPAVSYTVAFDGNGATAGATPSTTMVYDVPSRLTMNGFSWAHRAFAGWTSEKDGTGPGFADGQSVTNLTDVQDATVTLYAKWTSTISIALEVRSQEADAGTLLPGAGYVISRDRDVSRRDLWVTGLFVDPEKKTEATWPQMSGVDGEVRLYGLPMGTFYLLNSSAPAGYQDSAKATSIAIDEDGGIIVDDKPYTPTTPDSISVAVAFGRAPRLPGTGAATADGLRAAGVAAAALSAAVPVGLLLVGRARRAG; the protein is encoded by the coding sequence GTGAACGAGGTTGGCATGGATGCGTTCTATGGCTGCAAGTACCTCAAATCAACAGGTCTCGCCGGAAATACCAGCATCACGATTCTAAGCTGGGAATGCTATGACGGATGTACTGCCCTGACGTCAACCGGGCTCGAGGACAACGCGTCGATCACGACCATCTTGGGGACCGCGTTTGCTGATTGCACCGACCTGCAGATGACTGGGCTTGCACGGAACAAGACGCTGACAAGTCTGGGTGGTTACACGTTTTGGCGCTGTCCGCATATCAAGTCAACCGGTCTCGATGGGAACACCTCGGTGTCCACCATCGGTGCGCTGGCGTTCAACGGTTGTTTTGATCTGGGCACCGAGAGCACGAAGACGGCGAACGCGCGTGATCTTGTGATCAATCAACCGATGCATGGGGACAAGCCCGTAGGTCTCGTGCTGGGCACGCATCCCGACCCGGAGGTCTCGGACGGCAATGTCTTCTCCGGAACCGCTTTCACGTCGCTCTATCTGCTTTGCGACAAGAGTCTTCTCACCATTACGGATAACGCTTTGGAGGGATCTGCAATCACAAGGATCTTCGTCAACTCCTCATGGCTCGGAACGGAGGAATTTTCCAACGGGGGTAGGACGTACCGGATCTCCGACGGTACGCTCGTCATCATGGATCCGCTGCAATCTGTGAGCGCTGCACGGACCACGGGGACCTCTGACGGAGCGACTGCAATTGTTTGCACGAGCAGATCGGCTGTCGTAGAGATTGTCGATTCCGGTGGTGTTCGTCTTGCATCCCGTGAGATCAGCATCGACGAGACGGCACCTCCTCAGCGCAGCGCTCTTGATATTCCATCCGGATCCGGTCTCTCGCCATCAGCCGACCGCTTGAGTGCGCATCTCATCTCGTCTGGACCATTCGCCTATCCGACTGACGTCGACCGCCGGCTGCCCTACAACACGGTCGAGGCCGCGGAGCGCTCGTGTGAGCTGCCTGCTGTGAGCTACACCGTCGCCTTCGACGGAAATGGCGCGACGGCGGGAGCGACCCCGAGTACGACCATGGTGTATGACGTGCCCAGCCGCCTCACCATGAACGGCTTCAGTTGGGCCCATCGCGCGTTTGCGGGCTGGACCTCTGAGAAGGACGGCACGGGGCCCGGCTTCGCCGATGGCCAGAGCGTCACAAATCTCACCGACGTGCAGGATGCCACGGTCACGCTCTATGCAAAATGGACCTCGACGATCTCGATAGCGCTCGAGGTGCGGAGCCAGGAGGCCGACGCGGGCACCCTGCTTCCCGGCGCGGGCTACGTGATCAGCCGCGATAGAGATGTCTCACGTCGAGACCTATGGGTTACGGGGCTGTTCGTGGACCCCGAGAAGAAAACCGAGGCGACTTGGCCCCAGATGTCGGGCGTCGACGGCGAGGTTCGCCTCTACGGTTTGCCGATGGGGACGTTCTACCTGCTCAACAGCTCGGCTCCGGCTGGTTACCAAGATTCGGCAAAAGCGACCTCGATTGCGATCGATGAGGACGGGGGCATCATCGTGGACGACAAACCCTACACCCCTACGACACCGGACTCCATCTCGGTGGCCGTCGCCTTCGGCCGCGCTCCGCGGCTGCCCGGGACCGGTGCGGCCACCGCGGACGGCCTGCGGGCGGCAGGTGTCGCGGCTGCGGCGCTGTCTGCTGCGGTCCCGGTCGGGCTTCTGCTTGTCGGCCGCGCGCGCCGAGCCGGCTAG